The genomic interval TTTTTGGAAAGAGAGGCCTTATCGGTCTGTCGATGAGGCGGGCTGAGAGAATAGCGGATTCGCTGGGTTTACCTTCCCTCTTTATGAAACCACCGGGGATCTTTCCGGCAGCGTAGAACCTTTCCTGGAACTCAACGGTGAGAGGTACAAAGTCGATTCCTTCCACTGCTTTGTCTGAAATGTTTGCGGTTGCCAGAACAACTGTGTCACCAAACCTCACCAGGGCTGAACCACTCGATTGTTTCGCTACTTTTCCGTACTGAACTACGAGTTCTCTTCCAAGGATGTTACGTCGCCATTCCTTCATATTCCTATCACCTCTACCCAATCAATTTAAATCAGGAAGCGGGCAACAAGCCCGCTTCCCCCTCCTTAGAATTTTATTTCCTGATTCCTAACTTGGCGATGAGTTCTCGATAAACTTCCGGTTTCTTGTGTCTCAGGTACTTCAACATTTTTCTTCTTCTTCCGATCATCTTCATGAGTCCTCTTCTGGAGTGGAAATCCTTTGGATGCTTTCTCAGGTGCTCTGTCAAATGTTTGATCCTCGCAGTGAGAAGAGCGATCTGCACCTCAACGGATCCTGTGTCGTTCTCGTGGATCTGGAATTCCTTGATGATTTCGTTTTTCTTTTCAGGGTCGAGAGACACCACCGAACACCTCCATTTTATCAGTCTCCGCCAGCCCAGGTTCTTCCCCAGACTGGGGTCAAGGATGATTATACCACAAAAACATACCCCGGCATGTGCCGGGTTGTGGAGCGGGCGACGGGATTCGAACCCGCGACCCCCAGCTTGGGAAGCTGGTGCTCTACCAGCTGAGCTACACCCGCTCGTTCGTTGATTATTTTATCATACATTGGGGAAACCTTTCAAGAGTTTCTCCCTCTTGACAACCTAACGGGGTGATGCTATATTATAAAAACGGGATTAGACGGTGCGGGGTGGAGCAGTCTGGCAGCTCGTTGGGCTCATAACCCAAAGGTCGTGGGTTCAAATCCCACCCCCGCTACCAGATCGATATGAACAGCCCGGCCGTTTTGGCCGGGTTATTTTGTTTTTATGGGTTCTTGCCTTAAGTGTTCGTGGATAGAAAAGGATATGACTGTATCCAGTGAAAGAAAACGAAGGCATGAGAACGGGGTAAACCAGAAAAGGTTCGTATCCATTCAAGGGAAGACTCCTTTTTCCCAGTGTTCTACTTTTCCCTCGATGATCAGAAACACAGGACTGGCGTGGATATCCTTTTCGCTTTTCAATGTTTCATATCGCTCTGGATCTCTTTTCTGAAGTTTCTTGAGGAGGTGGTGAAACTCATATTCAAGTTGGCCCTTCGTGACCGGGATCTTTTCCTTGAGTTCCACTACCTCTATCTTCCTGATGTCAAAGCGGTAGCCCCTCCTTTCCGCTTCCCTCCATACCTCAAAGAGGTAGGCGTTTATGGCCTTTAACGGCTCTGAATGGTTTTTAAAACGTTCAAGCTGCGGGTGGTTTCTGTACCCCCTGGTCTTTCCTTCGAGCACTTTTTTAGCCAGTAAACTTTCCCTCCAGAGTGCCACGAGCCCTTTGGCGTCAAGGTATTTTGGGTGGAGCGACCAGAGACGCAGGTTCTCACCTCCACAGGTATGGTACTATGCTATAGCCCGTCCAGAAGAGCGGGCCGAGGTTCAGAAGAAAGTGTGGTATGAACGTGAAAACCATGTTTCCGGACTGACGCCATACCACTATGTGGATGAACCCTGAAATGGTCGTCATCAGCACAAACGCCACCCCAAAGAATCCCTCGGGACTTGCTACATGGAGGAACTTTGTCCAGAACATCGTGTGTATTAGCCCCACGAAGGCGGCGAAGAACACCAGGCCTGCAAGGCGATATCTGAGCCTGGGTTTTTCAGGGTACAGGTCCCATGAATCAAACAGGTAGAGCCAGAGTATCTGTTCGGTCGAAGCATTCACCGGAGCCCACAAAAGTGCCGTAAGGAGAACACCAAACCGGTCAACTTCCTCAACTCTAATCCGTGCCTGGTAGGCAAAGAATAGGGCCGTGAGTATTACAAGGACGTTCACATAGAACCACTTGGGAGGCTTTTTCGGGAAGGGTGTTCCATAGCCTACAACGCCTCTTCTCAGCTTCACAAGGCCCCAGGCGAGGGAGTAGTAGATAAGCATGGGAATGAGGACCCCGCTCAGATCATAGAGCCATCCCGCCACAGCAGGGAGAGAGAAGGCTATTACAGCTGAAAGCAGGAGGTCAAGGTGCTTTGGTCTCCATGAAGTCGGGTCATAGGTTTTCACTCCGGACATCTCACTGACCTCCACCAAACAGGAAATCAATCAGTTTCTTTTCCTTATAAAGCCTTTTGCGAAACTCCATTATGGGCAGGTCACCCTGGACGAGGACATCTTTCCTTATGTCCCTCTCCTGGGTCTCCACAACTCTCCTATCCTGGTGGAGGATTATCCTGTTTAAGGGCATGCTTAAACGGGCTATGATGGAATCAACGGGTTTCAATCCCGTCATTTTCACGTAAAAGCGGAGGTATATCATGGTTTTCTGCCTGTCCACGGGAACAAAAAAGGCTACCACTCTCGTACCTTCACTTATGTGGTTCTGCCAGAGGTTGGGAAATATGAACTCAAGGTAAACCCTCGACTCCTCCCCGCTGAGTTCCTCGGGTCTTTTGACCCTCTGCCCCCTATCGACCTCGTTGAACACGTAAAAAATGAAACTGTCTTCGTCTATCCACTTGACGACGGGGCCGTGGACCAGGGTCCTGTTTCCCCGGCCTATGGTGGTTCTGTGGACGAAAGGTAGGTGCATGACGTCGAGCTGGTTCTCAACCGCCCTCGGGAACGGGACGTTCCAGAGCTCCCTGAACTCCGCATAAGCGAAGTCCTCATCTATATCATCGAAGAACTTTGGCTCCTTCTCTGGCTCTCCTTCTCCGAACCAGAGCCATATTATGTTATTTTTTTCGTAAACCGGGTATGAATTAACCCTAAATCTATCAGGAACTTTGTAGTTCTTCCCGAGGGCCGGTATAAGCCTCACCCTGCCGTTACCGTCGTACTCAAACCCGTGAAAGGGGCACTGGATTCTATCGTTTATAACCTTCCCCGCTGAGAGCCTAGCCCTCCGGTGCACGCAGAAGTCTTCCAGGGCGTAGACTTTTCCCAAGCTGTCCCTCCAGAACACCAGGTCTCTCCCGAGTCGCCTAACTCCAACGGGTTTTCTCCTCACCTCATTCGATGAAAGAACTGCAAACCACATTGAAGACACTTCTTGCGGCGCCCCCCCATCGTCCGTTGTTTGTTTTTTCTTAATGATACCATAGTTTTGGAATTGGAAAAAACGAGAGTGATCTCAGAACGGTCGAATGAGGAGGTGATTGTGGTGATAAGGAAAACTGTGAAGGGTACAGACGGCAGAGAGTACACTTTTGTAGCAAAAGAAGGAACGTTTGAAGAGCTTACAGGGCTTGGTACGACCATCAGAGGGCACATACCTGGAACGGACTCACCTTTCTACGGCATTTTAGAAGACGGAGAAGAAGGCCTCAGAGCCTGGATTATGACGTTTCGTGTTGTAAACCGTGTTCCCATCGACAATGAGACAGAAGAAGAACTTGTTCGTCTCTTTTTACCACTTGTGGAACGAAGAAGAATAGACCGCTCTATCTTGCTGTACGTTGAATGAATAGGACAGCCCGGTCGAAATGACCGGGCTTTTTGTTTTTTACTTGCCAAATTGTTCCAGGGCTGAAAGGAATGTTTGGTATCACGGTCTTTTGATTACACTCAATTTTAATATCTCAACCGCTCACCCCTCAAACCTCTGAAGAGAAATCAACACACCTCCTGCGATGAGCGCCATGGAAGTGGTTATGAAGATGTGCGCCGTTGCAACGTAACTGGAAAGAAATCCAAAGAAACCATAGGAAACGGGCAGTAGCGAGAAAGATACGGCTGAGATCAGAGAAAAGATCTTTCCTCTCATTTCCTCAGGTATTGCCAGTTGAAGCAGTGTGATAACGTTTATGTTGAAAAGGGTTTGAAAGATTCCAATGAGGAAATACATGGCAAACATAAGCCAATGGTTACCCGTCATGGCAAACACGAAAACAGCCAGCCCGTATCCCATCAGATTCAAACCCAGGGTTTTCGCACTGGCTCTTGTTTTTATCGTTGCCATCAGAAATGTAACAATCAGCCCTCCAAACGACAGCATACTCATCAACGTTCCATAAACCCACTCGCTCTTTCCCAGTTTCGAGACGTGCTCAGGTAGCAGAACGTGCATTGAACCTGTGAAGAAGTTCATGATGGCAATGACCAGTATCGTCACCAGGATGAACCTCACCGATCTTATGTACAAAAGAGCAGATTTTATGTCCTGCCACATCTTCCTTTCTTTTGATACTTTCTTCAGATGCTTTTCTTCAACCTTTATGAACATCTCAAAGATTCCTGAGATCAAAAAGGACAGAGAATTTATGAGAATCACTCCTGCAAGTCCCACTACCTTCAGAAGGAAGCTTCCAAGGGCAGGTCCAAGTATTTTTGAGAGGTTCTTCAGCAACCTGTAGAGTGAATTCGCTCTGACCAGGTTTTCTTTTCTGACCAGATCGGGAAGCAGGGAATCAACTGCTGGATTGAAGAAAGAATCGAACACAGAGACAAGGACGGTGACGATCAAAAGAAGCGCCATCGTTAACTCTGAGAGGTACTCCATGAGAAACAGACTCATAAACAGAACTCCTCTGAGAAGATCCATAACGACCATCATGTTTCTTCTGCTGTGCCTGTCCACCACCGTTCCAGCGAAGGGACTCACTATTATGGCAGGAAGAAAAGAGGATATCATGAAGAGGCCCACGTATTCGCTCGAGCCGGTTTTCGAGTAGAGCCACCACGCCAGCGCAACCTGATAGATCCTGGTGCCGATCAGCGAAACGAACGAACCGGCGGCGAAAAGAAGGAGGTTTCTGTTCAACCCCTTTCACCCCCTCTATACGTTCTTCAATCTGAAGGTGTAGGTGCTGACACTGAGATTGAAGTCTTCAAACCAGTAAACATAAAGGCAGTAGGTCTTGTTGATTCTCTGATCCGTCTCTTTCAGGGCCACCTCGACTTCGAACTTTTCCTCCCCACCAGGCTCAAGCGGAAAGATCTGAAAATCTCTGCTCAAGTAAATATTCTCCATCTCGCTTCTGTTTTCACACCACAGGTTGAAACACACCAGGTTGTTCGTGGTGTGGGCATTTTCGTTCCAGACTTTCACGGAGAAGATCTTTCTGTCGGGTTGCTCGTGAACAAGGGCTATCTCAGGATACTTCGGGGGCTGAACGCTCTCGGTGTCAAAAACGTTGTGACAGTTGCTGCAAAATCCAGAGTATCTTTTCACAGGTACGAGAGTGTTTTCGCTCTCCTTTATCGATAGGTAATTACCGCAGTACGGACACCTGGTGATTTTGTGAAGGTCTTCTTCTGCGCATCTGATCGTCATGTTTTCGCCGTACACCTCTATGAAGAACTTCGGATTCTGTGAAAGAAGATGATCAGCTAGGAATTTATAGATTCTTTCCTCCACCATCGACAGATTCTTATTCAATCTGTGCAGATCGAAGTTCTTCAGGTTTCTGTTTGCTTCATCCAGAACCTCCGTCTGCTCGTTTATCTTCGAGAAGTAATCGTGAACCTGATTCTGGATCTTCTTGTGCCTGAATCCCAGAAGTTCCAGTTTTCTCATGTTGAAATATCTTTTTGAATACACATCTACTCTTGGCTTTTTCCCCACTCCAAAGATAATTCTCAATGGCCCATTCACTTCTTCCCAGGAATACAAAAAGAGTTTGACACTGTTTTTGAGCGGATAGGGTATCACCGAGTAGAACACGTCTTTCTTTATCTCATTGTTGGAAAACACATAGAACCGCCTTTTCAATACTTCATTGAGAATGTCTTTCTCTGCATGAATCTCCAGAAGCCTCATTCCAGGAATTCTGTCGATATCTACAACTATTTCGTTTTTTTCCATTCTCAGCCTGTCTATTTCCAGTTTTTCTGGATTGGTCACCTTTGCGTTCGGAAAGCCATAGAGTATGTATGGGAAATAGTCCGAGCAGTGGTTGTAGGAATTCGTGTTCAGGATGTAGAGCACCTCTCCTGCTTCGAATCCATGAGAGATGAGATGGTGGAAAAGCAGAGCCTCACTGGTATAGCCTTGCTTTGGTCTATAAGAGCTGATGAGAACTTTCGCGTTCTTCAAAAAATTCATGCCGACATTTATGTAGTCTCCCTTCTCTGAGGTGGAAATGAGAGTGCTTGAACACGAGTCCATGAAGATACACTCGGCCTGGACATCCTGAGCGTAAACCCTTTTATATTCACAGTTCTGACAGTCCGGGAAGTGTCTGTATATCTCTTCCAGAGGGATGTCTCTGTTGATTCCGCAGATCTTTCCGTCACTCAGATGCAGATGCCTTCTGTTTCCATCTATCACCATGCTCAAACAGAGCTTTTTGTGCTTCATCCTGTCGAAGTTGTTCACCGTGCTTTCGTATCGCGTGAAAACTTCCGCGTTAAGTCTGTGTTTTATACTTTTGTTTTCCTTCCTCAAGATTATGAGATACTGCTGGGGATCAAGTGCGATCTGTTCCTGATAATTTGCGAGTTTTTCTCTCAGCAGATCGATGGAGAGGGCAGATATGACTCCAAAGTAAATGCCCCTGTCTCTGGAGTATTCATATGCCTTCCTCAGGAAATTCTCCGTCAGCAGTTTTGGATCGCACACGATTATGAAGTCATTTTCTATCTCTTCCTTTCCTTCGAAGCTATCGGGGGACATTTCATGGATTCTGAATTCATCGAGAAAATCAGCCAATATCCTGGCTGAAAGACCATATTCATCCCCTCTGAAAGTCACAACCTCAAGCATTCGACATTCCCCCCTGATAGTTGATCATCGATATATCGATACATCGATTCGAGCATCGGGAACAATTTAACTTACATTCTTCATTTGTTGGTATAAAATTCAAAGCCTTAGAATATTCTCTTAATAGATAATCCTCTGATATTAAAGTTTTCTGGATCTTCCAAGGACAGTATTTATCAGTATATTCCTCAAAGTACCACGCTGCATTTATACCAAACTCATTCAGGAGATTCTCAAGATCACTGACAGTATTGAAGTTTTTGCTGTGCAAATAGTGCAATAAGAAAGCTATTTCTAATCCTCCCCTTGAAATCATTGGTTGGAGTAAAGAAATTGGATGAAACACCGTTGTTTCAAATTTTACAAGCGACTCATCTTCATTTTCATCTTTTTGTCTTTTTTCCACTTTTTCGTCAACAACATCATTTGATATAACCACAGGAAATCCTTCTTTCTTAACTTTCTCTACGATGTAAAGGAATCTGTCTCCAATATCCTTAAGCGACGGAAGTTTCACATACTGGAAAGGAGTGAAAGGTTTAGGATATAAAGGATTTATACCTATTTCCAAGCGCCCATCAGTATTCTTTAGTTTGTTCATTTGATGCCGCACCTTTATTATAAGATCTGCTATCTTATCTAAATCCTCAAATGTCTCGCCAGGTATGGCTAAGATAAAGTAAAGACCGAAATCTGGTATGCCATAGAGAGAAGAGATTTTAACCACTTCCAATATTTCCTCATCCTTTATTTCATGTTTACCAATTGCTTTGCGTAATCTTCCGCTCGTTTCTGGTGCTACAGTTATCTTTCTTTGGCCGGAAACTGCAGCAATCTCTATTATCCGCTTCGACAATTTTTCTAATCTCTGAGAACCGATTCTCACTCTTCCTCCTTTTTTTAAAATGTATTCAAGATAATGTTCTACAATCCTAGTTTCTAGTCCTTCATAGAAGAGTTTAATTATTTCCACATTAAACTGATCAATTGCTAGATCAACTATTTTCTTGAATGTTTCCCATCTTAAAGTCCTAGGTGGTTTTAACCTATGACCCATATAACAAAATCTGCATCTTTGGGTACATCCTCGTCTCACTTCTATAGAAAAAACTCTTTCCTCGTAAACGGTATTTTTAGTAACGAATATACTATGTGCTGGATGTGCGTTTATGTCAACAGGACTGGTTTGTCTCACCACACCCTTTTGAAAAAAACCGTGAATACAAGGCACGTAAACCCCTTCTATCTGAGAGACAGCCTGCAGGAATTTCACACGCTTTCCTATCACATTTCGATAAACTTTGTATAAATCTATGATTTTATGAATAACCTCTTCCGCTTCTCCTAAGACGATGATATCGCAAATTAGAGATAATGGCAGCGGATTATAATTAGCTATGGGTCCTCCACCTACTATAATAGGATCATTTTCTTCTCTGAGAAGATTGATCAATGGTATAGAACCCGCTTTCAAAATTTTGAAAGCATTTAACACGATTCCTTCATATTGAAAACCAATACCTATGAAATCACTATCTTTTAACTTGAAACCGTATTCGAAAGAAAAAGGCTGATCTTCATCTGTGTAACACCTATCAACAGCAACATCATCTCTAAAATACAGCTCTTTATACAGAGTCTGGATTCCTAGATTCGGCAAACCATACTTGTACATGTCAGGAAAAGCTAGAATGAAGATGATTTCATTGCCTTTTAAATTTTTGGAAGGAAGTATTCTCTCTTCTTCCTTATAAAGAAGAGAAGTTCTCATGTTTTCATCCCCCAAAATGACCCATTTCTTGTCCTTTGTACAAATTTTCATCCTTTACCTCTCACTTGAGCCATCGGTCTTTTTCGCTTCTCCTAAAAGTATATTATATACACTCTCTCAAAAAGTTTGCATTTCGCTCCCTGCATCTGTCCCGCCATCAGAATCAAAATCCTCCTCAACAATTCAGGAACCTTCCCACATCTGTACGGTGCCAATATTTCTCCCTCCGAGCAGATGGTAAAACACCCTATATGGTTTTCAAGTTTTAAAGAAAATTCCTCAATGATTTGAAAAGGACTTACAGAGCTGTTTTTTAGATCGTAAAATTTCTGTGAGCTTAAGTAAAAATGATTCTTTATGTATAGCAGAACGGGGGTTAGAAACCCTGACTTTCAACAGTTAAATCTTCCGAGTGTGACTTCTCCAGCAGGAGAGTGTGAACAACAGTTTTTTCCCTTACTGTCGTTTGATAATCATCAGAAGGACTGGGAAACACGAGCGTGTATAAGAGAGAAAGCAGAATAACTATTGTGAGAATGATCCTTACTCACGATTTTCATCCCCCTTCTTCATTAGAACAGATCTTTTGTGACCTTCCAAATCTTCCTGATTTTGAAAAGCCCTTTTCAAAGCGTTCTGCGATAGAGGATTTTCATTGAGATTTCATATTTTGTGTAATTTCACTCCTAACGTTACACAGCAGTGTGATAAAATAGCGTAAAATGAGAATTTTGGAGGGAAAGAATTGAAAAGTCATCAACTTTTGAAGGCACTATTTCAGTATGGATTTCTCTTCTCACGGCCACTTGTTACATACTGCTTCAAAACATGCCACGATGCAGCCTGGAAACATTACATAAGATTTCTGAAATACCGTCATGAAAAACTCTATGAGGAAGCTCTTTCAGAAATAGATAACGCAATAAAGGCTTGCAACTCGATCGCCTTTCGCTACTTTCTTCTTTCAGAAAAACTCACCGTGCTCGGTTATATGGGAAAACACGAGGAAGGAATAAAACTTTACTCTCACTTACGCGGTAGAACGAGAAACGTTTCACCAAAACTCAGGAGTATATTTATTGGGAACCTTCTGAACTATTGCTCCATGTATCTACACAATGCTTTTGAATGTTTAGGAAGAATAAAGCCAGAGACTCATCATCTGGAGAAAACCTCGTATGCTTTTATACTGATAGGAAAAGCAAGATATATGGCAAGAACAGGGAACGTCAAAGAAGCGATAGAAGTCTACGAAAAAGCACTGAAAATACTGCAAAAGATTCCTCATCCTTCTGGAACAATCGCCTGTCTTAACGATATGGCATGGTATACAAAGGAGAAGGATCCAGGAAAAGCTAAAAATATGGCAAAAGAAGCACTCTACTGGAATGGATACTTTTTTGATGCTCCGCGATTCTATGCACTGGACACACTGTTTGAGATTCAAAGGGCGACTTTTGACCCCGCAGTTGTTGAAACTGCCAGGCTGATTGTGATCGCTTCTGAAGGGTTAAAAGACAACGCAAATGATCTCTTGAAAAAGGCACGGAGACTGTGTTTGAGATTGAACAATTCCCTCTACAAAAACACAAAATCTCTCCAGAGATTTCTGAAGAGAAACACCACATCCATCAAATACCTCTCAGAAATGACGGGTATCGCAAGAAACAGACTGAGCGACATATTAAACGGAAAAACACAAAAGATCAGGGGAGAAACGTTAAGAAAAATAGCAAAGGCTCTTGAAAAATCCAACATTTTGTCTTTTCCTGCACCCCTGTTAAATGAATGGGTGAAACTGAAGATAGAAGAGAATTTCTCGGCTTCATTGAGAGAAATAAAGACAAAAATTTTAGAGGAAAGACAAATCCTTTTTCTTGCCACCTACATGGCTCTTCTTGATAGAAAATTCCTTTCAAGGAAAGAAAGACTCAAAAAAGCATATACACTTCTTGAAGATATTGAGTCGTTCGCTGATTTCATGGCAAAAGATCACCAGACCATGGAATTTGTTGTTTCAATGGTGAAGGCTCATCCTTTCATTGAAGGAAGAAAAGAAGCGGTGAAGAAAGCCCTTGAAAGGATGAAAAGAAAGAGACTGGAAAGATTCGCCCTGAGATACATCGAGATGAAAGAGCACGACAGAAAACTTCTTGATAGATTTCTGAGGAACTACGGAAGGTACAATGGGGTGAGGTTTGGTGTCAGGCTAAAGGGCCCGGATGTAGTAAGGGAGTTTGCAAGGAGGTACTCTCTCAAGGTTCAGCCTCTGTTTGTTGCCTTCTGGTGCGAAGAGGACGGCAGAGTGAGAAGAAGACTGGAAAGAATCTTGAGGCATATGGTCCTGAATTGAACCCGGAGTTTCAGCCTTAGAATCTCTTTTTCCTGGTATAATTTAATCGAAATTGCCATATCATTTGTCATGATGGAAAAATGAGGGGTGAAAAACATGCGTAAAATTTTCACAGCTATCATTGAATACGATCCTGAAACAAAGCAATATGTTGGAATGGTTCCGGACGTTCCAGGTGTGCATACTGTAGGTAGTTCCTTAGAAGAAGTGAGAAGGAATTTAAAAGAGGTGCTTGAACTCGTATTGGAGGAAGCAGGAGATGAAATAAATCACCAGGAATTCGTGGCTCTTGAGATGATAGAGGTGGAAACTTGAGTTATCTTCCAATAGTTGATCCAAAAACTATGGAAAAGGTTTTACTGAAACTTGGATTTCAACGTGTTCGCCAAAAAGGAAGTCATGTGTTCTACAGGCACAGCAATGGCAGGTATACGACCATCCCATTTCATGCAAGAGACTTGCCCAAGTCACTTATAAGAAAAATCATCCGTGAAGCGGGTATATCAGTGGAGGAATTCAAGAAAGTACTTGAAAATCTGTGATCTCCTCAGGGAGGTTGGGAAGATGGAGACGCAAAAGGAGATGGTCTTCATCGCCATGGAATCGGAGGACGGAGGATACATCGCAAAAGCTGAAGGGTATTCGATATTCACCCAGGGAGATACCTGAGAAGAGTTCCTTGAGATGGTAAAAGATGCGGACAAGTGTCACTTCGATGAGGATGTTCCAAAGTATATTCATGTTCATTTCGTAAAGGATGTGACGATCATGGTATTAAGCTTCCGGGAAGTGTTCCGGCAGATCGTTTGATAAGGCAATCCTGAGCGATGTAGCTGCGTGTCATGGAATCAGCATAGAGGAGATGGTCAAAAGACTGTGAGAGGGAAACATAAGCCATTGAACAACCGCCATCCTCCCTGGATTGGAAAGTTGTTGTAGATTGATTTCAGGCATCTTTATCAGCGATTCTTTTCGATTCATTCACGTACGTTTCTATTATCTTTCGGAATGTTGCGTTGTTTTGCATCAACTCTTCGAACCCTCCGACAGACGAAACTTTTCCGTTTTCAAGGAAGATAATCTTACTCGCAACCCTGATGATGTTCGGTTTGTGCGATATCAGTATGGCTGTTCTTTCTTTCAAAAATTCGATCAATTTCTCCAGCAAGGATTTTTCTGTTATCGCATCCAGATTCGTGAGAGGTTCATCCAGAACAACGACGGGCTTGTCTGCGTAGAAGAGCCTGGCAAGTTGTATCCTCTGTTTTTCTCCTCCTGAGACGAAGCTTCCTCCTTCTCCAAGTTTTCTTCCTTTCAGATGTTCTATTCCAAGTTCTTTTATGATTCTTTCGAGTTTTTTCTCATCGTACTCTCTTCCAAGGACTATGTTGTTTTCCAGTGTATCGTTGAATATACCGACGTTCTGGGAATAAAAAGCAACATGTTCGAAAACAGCCGAGGGCATTACCTGCTTCAAATCGTTTCCAAAGAGTTTCACAACACCTTCGTAGTTCTGTTCCAGGCCAAGCAGTATGTTGAGCAGAGTGGACTTTCCTTCCCCGGAGAGTCCTACTATGGCAGCGATTTCACGGGGTTGAATCGTGAAACTGACCTGCCTTAAAATGGGTTTTCCTGGCTCGAAGCCAAAGGTAACATCCACCAGTTCGTAAACAGGGCTTCCCAGAACGGGTTTTATTTCACGTTTTTTGAAGGTTTCTTCGGCCCGTTTTACTTCATCGAAATAATCAAGTACAGCATCGAGGTTCGCTGACACTCGTGTTATGACACGAGCCAGTTCTCTGAACATGTAGAGTGGTGCCGTTACAAAAGAAAAGTATGTCCACAGTGCCCATATCGTTCCCACGGTCAACTTCCCGTCTATCACAAGGTATGCTCCATAGGTGAGAATGAAGAGCCGTGTGAAATATTCCGGCAGGTTCACCATCAGTTTGTCGAATCTTGAGCGGGGAAGCTCTGCCTTCAAAACGGTGTCCGCCACCTGCTGATACATCGTCTCGCACTCTTTCTGACGTTTCTTTTGAGCTTCTCCGGCAAGTACTTCGTGGATGTTTTCAAACGTCTCGGTGATGAAACCTGTTACACGACGTAGAATTTCATACATCTGTGCGTACGGCCGTTCGGTTACTCTGCCGATGATGTTCAGATAAATACCGACTATCACAGCGTTTGCCACAAACAGGCCAAAAAAGGCTTTGTTCCATACGAAGACGGTTGCCAGTATGAATACACTACGTATTATCACCAGAACGTTCTGAAAAAATCCGTAATCCAGCAGGAAAAATGCGTCGTTGAGTTGATGGTTTATCAGAGTGGCATAGTAGGCAGAGCCCTGTTGTTTTAGCTTTTGCCAGGGAAAGAAAAACGACTGGCTGAAAATGCGACTGGACAGATCTGCTACGGCTCTGTACTTTGCTTTCAGGTAGATCTGGTCTCCAGCGTACGTAAGAACGAAAGACAGTGCATAGAGAAATCCAAGAAGGTAGATCGTGTTTAACCTCAGTTCCAGTCCGGCCAGCCCATCGATGACATCTCTCACAAGAAGAGGGATGAAGAAATCGAACACGACCGAAGACGTTGCAAGAAAGCCACCTATAACTATGAGCACCAGAAAACGCTTTCGAATCAGAGAGTAAAAGCGAAGAATTTTCTGGATACTCCTGAGATTCATGACTTTCCCTCCCTGGTGTTCTGGAAGATTTTTCAGAAAGGCCTTCCCATCACCAATGTTCGCTAATACATATCGATGTTTCCGTACTTTCTTGCTGCAAATTCAATCAACCGCAGTGTGAAATAGGCCAAAACGAGGTATGCAAGACCTACTGATGCTTCCCAGGCACTTGAAATCCAGGCCTTCATTT from Thermotoga sp. Mc24 carries:
- the rpsO gene encoding 30S ribosomal protein S15; translation: MSLDPEKKNEIIKEFQIHENDTGSVEVQIALLTARIKHLTEHLRKHPKDFHSRRGLMKMIGRRRKMLKYLRHKKPEVYRELIAKLGIRK
- a CDS encoding pyrimidine dimer DNA glycosylase/endonuclease V, whose translation is MRLWSLHPKYLDAKGLVALWRESLLAKKVLEGKTRGYRNHPQLERFKNHSEPLKAINAYLFEVWREAERRGYRFDIRKIEVVELKEKIPVTKGQLEYEFHHLLKKLQKRDPERYETLKSEKDIHASPVFLIIEGKVEHWEKGVFP
- a CDS encoding aromatic ring-hydroxylating oxygenase subunit alpha, with the translated sequence MWFAVLSSNEVRRKPVGVRRLGRDLVFWRDSLGKVYALEDFCVHRRARLSAGKVINDRIQCPFHGFEYDGNGRVRLIPALGKNYKVPDRFRVNSYPVYEKNNIIWLWFGEGEPEKEPKFFDDIDEDFAYAEFRELWNVPFPRAVENQLDVMHLPFVHRTTIGRGNRTLVHGPVVKWIDEDSFIFYVFNEVDRGQRVKRPEELSGEESRVYLEFIFPNLWQNHISEGTRVVAFFVPVDRQKTMIYLRFYVKMTGLKPVDSIIARLSMPLNRIILHQDRRVVETQERDIRKDVLVQGDLPIMEFRKRLYKEKKLIDFLFGGGQ
- a CDS encoding MFS transporter — translated: MNRNLLLFAAGSFVSLIGTRIYQVALAWWLYSKTGSSEYVGLFMISSFLPAIIVSPFAGTVVDRHSRRNMMVVMDLLRGVLFMSLFLMEYLSELTMALLLIVTVLVSVFDSFFNPAVDSLLPDLVRKENLVRANSLYRLLKNLSKILGPALGSFLLKVVGLAGVILINSLSFLISGIFEMFIKVEEKHLKKVSKERKMWQDIKSALLYIRSVRFILVTILVIAIMNFFTGSMHVLLPEHVSKLGKSEWVYGTLMSMLSFGGLIVTFLMATIKTRASAKTLGLNLMGYGLAVFVFAMTGNHWLMFAMYFLIGIFQTLFNINVITLLQLAIPEEMRGKIFSLISAVSFSLLPVSYGFFGFLSSYVATAHIFITTSMALIAGGVLISLQRFEG
- a CDS encoding radical SAM protein: MRTSLLYKEEERILPSKNLKGNEIIFILAFPDMYKYGLPNLGIQTLYKELYFRDDVAVDRCYTDEDQPFSFEYGFKLKDSDFIGIGFQYEGIVLNAFKILKAGSIPLINLLREENDPIIVGGGPIANYNPLPLSLICDIIVLGEAEEVIHKIIDLYKVYRNVIGKRVKFLQAVSQIEGVYVPCIHGFFQKGVVRQTSPVDINAHPAHSIFVTKNTVYEERVFSIEVRRGCTQRCRFCYMGHRLKPPRTLRWETFKKIVDLAIDQFNVEIIKLFYEGLETRIVEHYLEYILKKGGRVRIGSQRLEKLSKRIIEIAAVSGQRKITVAPETSGRLRKAIGKHEIKDEEILEVVKISSLYGIPDFGLYFILAIPGETFEDLDKIADLIIKVRHQMNKLKNTDGRLEIGINPLYPKPFTPFQYVKLPSLKDIGDRFLYIVEKVKKEGFPVVISNDVVDEKVEKRQKDENEDESLVKFETTVFHPISLLQPMISRGGLEIAFLLHYLHSKNFNTVSDLENLLNEFGINAAWYFEEYTDKYCPWKIQKTLISEDYLLREYSKALNFIPTNEECKLNCSRCSNRCIDISMINYQGGMSNA